A DNA window from Lutra lutra chromosome 8, mLutLut1.2, whole genome shotgun sequence contains the following coding sequences:
- the LRRC10 gene encoding leucine-rich repeat-containing protein 10 yields MGLWAVHLPRGSPSASQWAGALCASTLCMGNAIRALVAFVPADCCQSYLVRDLREMPKDKMVDLSGNQLRRFPVHVCSFRELVKLYLSDNHLNSLPPELGQLQNLQILALDFNNFKALPQVVCTLKQLCILYLGNNKLCDLPSELSRLQNLRTLWVEANCLTQLPDVVCELRLLKTLHAGSNALRLLPARLQCLQELRTIWLSGNLLTDFPAVLLHMPFLEVIDVDRNSIHYFPSLAHLSSLKLVIYDHNPCRNAPKVAKGVRRVGRWAEETPEPDPRKARRYALTQEESQDGEAPALPSLLLPPNS; encoded by the coding sequence atggGGCTCTGGGCAGTCCACCTCCCCCGGGGGAGCCCCTCAGCGAGTCAGTGGGctggggctctctgtgcctccacccTCTGCATGGGGAACGCCATCCGGGCCCTGGTGGCCTTCGTCCCTGCCGACTGCTGCCAGAGCTACCTGGTCAGAGACCTCCGGGAGATGCCGAAGGACAAGATGGTGGATCTGAGTGGGAACCAGCTCCGCCGCTTTCCCGTGCACGTGTGTTCCTTCCGGGAGCTGGTCAAGCTCTACCTGAGTGACAACCACCTTAACAGCCTGCCTCCGGAGCTGGGGCAGCTCCAGAATCTGCAGATCTTGGCCCTGGATTTCAACAACTTCAAGGCTCTGCCTCAGGTGGTGTGTACTTTGAAACAGCTCTGCATCCTCTACCTGGGTAACAACAAACTTTGCGACCTCCCCAGTGAGCTGAGCCGGCTCCAGAATCTCCGGACCCTGTGGGTCGAGGCCAACTGCCTCACGCAGCTGCCAGATGTGGTCTGCGAGCTTAGGCTCCTTAAGACTCTGCACGCCGGCTCCAATGCCTTGCGTCTGCTGCCGGCCCGGCTCCAGTGCCTCCAGGAGCTGCGGACCATCTGGCTCTCAGGCAACCTGCTGACCGACTTCCCCGCTGTGCTGCTGCACATGCCCTTCCTGGAGGTGATCGATGTGGACAGGAACAGCATCCATTACTTCCCCAGCCTGGCCCACCTGTCAAGTCTGAAGCTGGTCATCTATGACCATAATCCTTGCAGGAATGCACCCAAAGTGGCCAAAGGGGTGCGCCGTGTGGGAAGATGGGCCGAGGAGACGCCAGAGCCTGACCCCAGAAAGGCCAGGCGCTATGCCTTGACCCAGGAGGAAAGCCAGGATGGAGAGGCACCTGCCCTGCCTTCTCTACTTCTTCCTCCCAACTCCTGA